From a single Cydia amplana chromosome 22, ilCydAmpl1.1, whole genome shotgun sequence genomic region:
- the LOC134658538 gene encoding uncharacterized protein LOC134658538 — translation MEFTDYRGRSTIGKIVREVCQAIWETLLGESIPRITKNLLEQIADEFFKNTNFPNCIGALDADEGLPLTNNIMRPYPGKHLTIQQRVFNYRLSRARRYVECTFGILANKWRIFHRPLNVQYNFATDIIKACCVIHKFVISRDGIKQPEELLIDDGFSDLHHSTNYMSSTNPVNIRNEFCKYFSSDVGALSWQLSKI, via the exons ATGGAATTTACAGATTATCGTGGAAGAAGTACAATCGGAAAAATAGTTAGAGAAGTCTGTCAAGCTATATGGGAAACCCTTCTAGGTGAAAGTATACCTAGAATAACAAAGAATCTACTAGAACAAATCGCGGATGagttttttaaaaatactaacttCCCCAATTGCATTGGGGCCCTGGATG CAGACGAAGGCTTACCTTTAACGAATAACATAATGCGTCCATATCCAGGAAAACACTTGACTATACAACAAAGAGTTTTTAATTATCGCTTGAGTCGCGCAAGAAGATACGTTGAATGTACTTTCGGTATTCTAGCAAATAAGTGGCGCATTTTTCATCGACCACTGAATGTCCAATATAACTTTGCAACAGATATTATAAAGGCATGTTGTGTTATTCACAAATTTGTTATTAGTAGAGATGGAATTAAACAACCTGAAGAACTACTGATTGACGACGGTTTTTCAGATTTACATCATTCAACAAATTATATGTCCTCGACAAACCCAGTTAACATAAGAAATGAATTCTGTAAATACTTTTCTAGTGATGTGGGAGCCCTTAGTTGGCaattaagtaaaatataa